ttgccccacctttcTGTATTACTGACctttgcctgccctgagcctgcctgccgtcctctacctttgccccacctaactggattaccgacctctgcctgccctggacctgcTTTTTGCTTGCCCTTGTTCAATTAATAAACTGTCGTTActtcgacgttgtctgcatctgggtcttacctgaaaggTGATATCTGggtattcctttcctgtggcggttctcatgagagccagtttcatcatagcacttgatggtttttgaaactgcacttgaagaaactttaaaagttattgacattttccacattgactgaccttcatgtctcaaagtaatgacggactgtcgtttctctttgcttatttgagttgttcttgccattatatggacttggtcttttaccaaatagggctatcttctgtataccacccctaccttgtcacagcacaactgattggcacaaatgcattaagaaggaaagaaattccacaaatgaacttttaacaagttacacctgttaattgaaatgcattccaggtgactacctcatgaagctggttgagagaatgccaagagtgtgcaaagctgtcatcaaggcaaagggtggctactttgaagaatctccaatataaaatatattttgatttgtttcacacttctttggttactacatgattccatatgtgttatttcatagttttgatgtattcactattagtctacaatgtagaaaatagtaaaaaattaagaaaatcccttgaatgagtcggtgtgtccaaacttttgactggtactctatatataatatatgtaggCCAataaagtgcattcagaaagtattcagacctcttgacttttgacacattttgttacgttacagccttattctaaaattgattacatttttatttttttctcatcaatatacatacaatatcccataatgacaaagcaaaaacaggtttttagaatgtttgcaaatgtattaaaaacaaaaaaacggaaatacattatttacataagtattcagaccctttgctatgagactcgaaattgatctcaggtgtatcctgtttccgttgatcacccttgagagtccacctgtggtaaattcaattgattggacatgatttggaaaggcacaagttcccacagttgacagtgcatgtcagagcaatgaTCAAGCCACGAATTGTCCGtatagctccgagacaggattgtgccgaggcacagatctggggaaggttaccaaaacatttctgcagcattgaaggtccccaagaacacagtggactgtAACCACCaatgtatggggtattgtgtgtagagtgatggatgaataaattaatttaatccattttagaataaggctgtgatgtaacaaaatgtgtaaaaggtcaaggggtctgaatactttccgaatgcactgtatacatcaTTTTAATAGCAGGACACTGTAAAGTTTATTATCCATCTGAAGAAGGTTTGAATCCTTAGCAACCTGCctacactgtcacgccctgatctgttccacctgtccttgtgcttgtctccacccccttccaggtgtcgcccatcttccccattatcccttgtgtatttatacctgtcgtttgcctgcccctgtggttacaataaacgttgttacttcacacagtctgcacttgggtcttaccttgattcctgatatacacattgtttgaagtacagtagaccaacataCAAACTGTAGTAGTTCAAAGCTTTGTGCATgtaaaccttggtagagcatgggtagagtaggcattgtggcgctcatgtgaatttcctttctttttcggcttcagaccaatgccttcttctcacttaaaacatattttttggtATTTAATTTCCATGGTTTTTACACCAAAACGTGATTATGCAACATTATTATATAACATTATAATACAGCATAACACAGCAATACAAACAAAGTAAAAATACATAATGACAAATGGCAACAGAAATAATGTAGTTATTAGTATTaatttaatattaacaattgatttTCCAAAGGGAAGTGAAAAAACACAGACCTATTTAAGCCAATATGGAGGAAACTGGAATAAAAATCCCTGGTCTCAAGACAATTGAGCAAGTTCCTAAAAAATACACAAAATTATCAACATGTAcccattaagagggctatttataTATGAAATTACAATGCATGTAGGTAAACACAGACACATAGTGTACATATACGCTCACGCATCGATACACATGCACCCACACATGGGTGTACACGCACACACCTGTttttctatccttgtggggacctaaaattgatttccattaaaaatcctatcttccctaacccctaacctctaaacctaactcctatcCCTAAAActaccccctaaccctaattataaccctaacccctaagcttaaaatagcctttgtccttgtGGGGACGTGGGAAATGTCCCGATGAAGGagaattgtccttgttttactatccttgtgggtactTTGGGGTATGTCAGGtcccacaaggatagaagaacaagacatttacattttacatttaagtcatttagcagacgctcttatccagagcgacttacaaatttcaCTCTTTCTCACCTCACCGTGGGCGCCAGTCATGCTTGGCATGTCATGACCCTTTGCTTCCCTGAGGTAATACTTTGGAGTTTGAGTCTTTGGTGGCAGGagtcctctgttcctctgagACCCTACTAGAGCTAGCCTCCTGCTTGTCCTTCCCCTCCTTCCAGCCTTGCTTGTTCAGGCTCAGGTGGCTCATCATGGTCATGGAGAGCCGTGTGTCAGAGAAGCGTGACCATTCCACAAAGAGAGGCTCTACCACGTACGCCATGAAGCCAATCTGTATATTGGCAACCGAGTTGGATTGCCTGTCACAGAGTGGGGTTACTTCAAGATTATGTTTCCGCTCAATGTCACCTTGGTGGAAGAACTCCTCCGTCACTTTCTCGCTCCACTGTTTGCTGAGTTTCCACGGGCGGCAGGGGTTGCAGATGTCCGCACACTTCAGAGCCATCTGAAGGATAAAGTGTCGATGTCCTCCGTTAGTGAGGCAGAGCTCTCCCTTGTCCAAGTGTGTCCTGAACTCTGAAAGATAGTCATTCTGCCTGCTGATGTCCGTAGCCAGAATCAGGGATCCAAGCCTCTCCTCCATGTTCAATCTGTCTTCAGTGGGGAGGTGGGACAGCAGGTCTGATTCACGGAGCAGGCCCACCGCAGACTTCCAGTGGTGATTCTCCAAAACTGAGCTATTCTTGTACAGTGCTGCAAGGTAATGGTCCGTTTTGATGAGGAAAGGCTGGTTGACACCTGGATGGTCCAGATCATGGGTGGCAGCAGCAAGCAGACCCAGCAGGATATCACAGGAGGTCAGCGTCTCAGCAAGCTTGGGCTCCTGCAAGTAGCAATACATGGCCTGAGTCACATCTGCAGCGTGGACTGCATTGTGGTAGGGGTTCTGGCAGTGGTAGTCCTCTTGAATCATGACTAAAAATCTCCTAAGTTTAACCATGTCCAACTGGAAGAGCTCAATTAACCCATACGTGTTGAATAAGTGAAAGGTCAGGTTGACGAGGCTGTTCCCGTTCGTAAGTCTGTCAAACAGGAAAATATCAAAGTTCCAGTTTCCAACCTTCTGCAGCATTAACTTGGCTTGACCTGTGAAGTCATCGTCAAGGATGTAGCCTAGAGGGTTGGAGGCTGGGATGCCGTGAAAGAACCGTGACGAGTGGAGGTACCTCTGAAAGCTCAGCAGCCTTCGGACATTCCTGGCAGACACAGGCCGCGCAGCCTCAGGTCGGGCTATGGAAACATAAGtacagaaccatttacattagCTATGGTTGAAATGCACTGACTTTCTTTTAAAGCTAAGCCAAGTTTATATAGCTAACAACTGAATCCATTTCCAGTAAGAGTAACATCATGCTTTGTTGCATTATCTTTCAAGAAGATGTCTATATTTTCTTTCTTTTCCATAAAGTCTACTTTCAAGttgcagttagctagctaggtcacATGTTGTTAAAACAAACACTAGGATTTGTCTGACCACACACATTGTGTGACTGTCAGTCATATGAAGGCTGAAGTGCTGCAGTTTATCATAACGTTCTCTGAGTAAGTTATCTAGGGTTTATTTCCAGAAGATAGAAGAAGCTGAGGAGATAATATAAGGACATATGGAATAGTGTACATGTTATCAACAGGTCCACTCAAGGTCAGAGCAACTTCACTGTGTTATTTGATTGATGCCCAATTAGCTGAGGTCATCATGCAGGCCTTAAAGAGGGGTTTATTATTAAAGGAATTAACAAACTTTtacattgattttatttatttgaagctaattctagggctacaatacctcttttgccaattggcctggagccCTTAATTGTCGacatggagccccgccgatccatcaggactggtctgccgacgtaatcgtcTGATATGGTTTTAACAGGCTTTTCCATTGCGATGTCACCgaagacccatctgctagcccaGGCCCGTTAGCTTTCTGAACACTGTGTCtcccgctcgcctagcgtagtagcgactaacgaacggctccctgactcacctattgctgctcattggaccctatgatcactcggctacacagctgatgcctgctggactgttcattaatactgtacctcattttgtttatctgtaggccccagcctcgaactcaggtcctgtgtgtacctaactgaccctctctgcccattcattgccatttacccgttgttgtcttagctctcccgaccaatcacctgtgattgctttatgcctctctaatgtcaatatgccttgtctactgctgtttcggttagttttattgttttatttccctGTAGAGCCCTCTGTCCCAcacaacatgccttagatagctcttttgttccaccccccacacatgctgACACCTCatctggcttaactggtgcctacCGATACACAAccgctctcatcgtcactcaatgcctaggtttacctccactgtactcacatcctaccatacctaccATTATGCTCCAAATGTATTCTGCCATGCCCAGAAATCAGCTCCTTTAAtcctctgttcccaacgcacaaGACGACCaaggttcttatagcctttagccatacccttagcctactcctcctctgtccctctggtgatgtagaggttaacccaggccctgtagcccccagtactacacctattccccaggcactctcatttgttgacttctgtaaccgtaaaagccttggtttcatgcatgttaacatcagaagcctcctcccgaagtttgttttattcactgctttagcacactccgccaaccctgatgtcctagccttgtctgaatcctggcttaggaaggccaccaaaaattcagaaatttccatccccaactacaacattttccgtcaagatagaactgccaaagggggcggagttgcaatctactgcagagatagcctgcagagttctgttttactatccaggtctgtgcccaaacagttcaagctttaaaaatccacctttccagaaataagtctctcactgttgacgcTTGTTGTagaccccctcagcccccagctgtgccctggacaccatatgtgaattgattgcccccaatctatcttcagagtttgtactgttatgTGACcgaaactgggatatgcttaacaccccggccatcctacaatctaagatagatgccctcaatctcacacaaattatcaaggaacctaccaggtacaaccctaaatccgtaaacatgggcaccctcatagatatcatcctgaacaacttgccctccaaatacacctctgctgtcttcaaccaggatctcagcaatcactgcatCATTGCCTGCGTCCCTAacgggtccgcggtcaaacgaccacccccatcactgtcaaacgctccctaaaatacttcagtgagcaggcctttctaatcaacctggcccgggtatcctggaaggatattgaccccaTCCCGTCAgtacaggatgcctggttgctctttaaaagtgctttcttcGCCATCTTAAatgagcatgccccattcaaaaaatgtagaactaagaacagatatagcccctgCTTCACTcctgacttgactgcccttgaccagcacaaaaacgtcctgtggcgtactgcattagcatcgaatagcccccgcgatatgcaacctttcagggaagtcaggaaccaatatacacagtcagttaggcaagcaaaggctagctttttcaaacagaaatttgcatcctgtagcactaattcccaaaagtttggggacactgtaaagtccatggagagtgagagcacctcctcccagctgccaactgcactgaggctaggaaacactgtcaccaccgataaatctacgataatcgataatttcaataagcatttttctacggccggccatgcttttcacctggctatccctaccccggccaacagctctgcaccccccgcagcaacatgcccaagccccccccccacccactctccttcacccaaatccagatagctgatgttctgaaagagctgcaaaatctggacccctacgaatcagctgggctagacaatctggaccctctctttctaaaattatccgccgaaattgttgcagccCCTGTtattagcctgttcaacctctctttcatagcgtctgagatccctaaagattggaaagctgccgcggtcatctgccttttcaaagggggagacactctagacccacctgttacagacctatattcatcatgccctgcctttctaaagtcttcaaaagtcaatttaacaaacagatcaccgaccatttcgaatcccaccgtaccttctccgctatgcaatctggtttccgagctggtcatgggtgcacccagtactgtgcagccgtcttcatcgacctggccaaggctttcgactctgtcaatcactgcattcttatcggcatactcaatagccttggtttctcaaatgactgcctcgcctgattcaccaactacttctctgatagagttcagtgtgtcaaatcggagggccaaatcggaaggcctgttgtccggacctctggcagtctctatgggggtgccacagggttcaattctcgggctgactcttttctctgtagacatcaatgatatatatatcaatgatgtcacttttgctgctggtgattctctgatccacctctacgcagacgacaccattctgtatacatctggcccttcttcggACACCATGtcaacaaacctccaaacgagcttcaatgccatacaacactccttccgtggcctccaactgctcttaaatgctagtaaaactaaatgcatgctcttcaaccgattgctgcacGCACCCTCCAGCCCAActaccatcactactctggacggttctgacttagaatatatggacaactacaaatacccaggtgtctggttagactgtaaactctattTCCAGACttgcattaagcatctccaatccaaaattaaatctagaatcggcttcctatttcgcaacgaagcctccttcactcatgctgccaaacataccctcataaaactgactatcctaccgatctttgacttcggcaatgtaatttacaaaataacctccaacactctactcagcaaattggatttagtctaccacagtgccatccgttttgtcactaaagccccatatactacccacccctGCGACCTGTACggtcttgttggctggccctcactacatatccatcgccaaaccctctggctccaggtcatctataagtctttgctaggcaaagccccgccttatctcaactcactggtcaccatagcaactcccacccatagcacgcgcttcagcaggtataattcactggtcatcaccaaagccaacacctccttttgctgcctttccttccagttctctgctgccaatgactggaacaaattgcaaaagtcactgaagctggagacttatatctccctcactagctataagcatcagctgtcagagcagcttaccgatcactgcacctgtacacagcccatctgtaaatagcccacccaactacctcatccccatattgttatttgttttgctcttttgcaccccagtatctcgacttgcacatcatcatctgcgcatcactccagtgttaatgataaattgtaattatttcgccactatggtctatttattgcctttaactccctaatcttactatctttgcacacactgtatatagattgttctattgtgttattgattgtacttttgtttatcccttgtgtaactctgtgttgtttttgtcgcactgctttgctttatcttggccaggccgcagttgtaaatgagaacttgttctcaactggcctacttggttaaataaaggtgaaataaaaaataaaataaatacctcCCCAGCAGATCTacaaatctctattgcactccacactgccctctcccacctggacaaaaggaacacctatgtgagactaatgttcattgactacagctcagcgttcaataccacagtgccctccaagctcatcactaaggtaagcaccctgggactgaacacctccttctgcaactagatcctggacttcctgacgggcttcccccaggtggtgagggtaggcaataaCACCTCTGCCATGCTGAACCTCAACACtggtgcccctcaggggtgcggcTTAGTTCCTTCCTGTAtgccttgttcacccacgactgcgtggccaagtacAACTCCGACACCATCATTAAGAgtgctgatgacacaacggtggtaggcctgatcactgatgaCAATGAGACCGCTTATAAGGAGGAAGTCAGAAACCTggcagtgtagtgccaggacaacaacttctccctcaacatcagcaagacaaaggagctgaccgTGGACTATAGGACACGGAGTGCCGAGGACGCCCCATTCACATCgaacgggctgtagtggagcgggtcgagagcttcaagttcctcagtgtccacatcactatcaTGGTCCATAAACACCAaatcagtcgtgaagagggcaggacaacgcctcttcccccacaggaggctgaaaagatttggcatgggccctcagattctcaaaaggttatacagttgcaccattgagagcatcttgaatggcttcatcaccacttggtatggcaactgcttggcatccgaccgcaagctgctacagagggtaatgcgcacggcccaggacatcactggggccgagctcccttccatccaggtcctctataccaggcggtgtcagaggaaggccctaaaaatgtgcTAATTCTCCagacacccaagtcatagactgttctctctgctaccgcacggtaagcagtaccgatgcaccaagtctagaaccaacaagaccctgaacagcttctacccccaagccataaggctgctacatagttagttaaatagttaaccaaatagccacCCGGATTATCTGCATTGACCCCATTTACCCTTTTGTCTAattacatatgctgctgctactgtttattatccgtCCTGTTGACTAATCACTTAATTCCTAGTTATACATACAGATCTATCTCAATTAACTCATTACACAtcaactctgtactggtaccctgtgtatatagccaagttatcattactcatagtTTATTTATTATTagttttattattacattttattacttctctattttctttctgcattgttgggaggGGCCATAAGTTAACATTTCACTGTTTTTctgcacctgttgtttacaaggcatacgacaaatacaatttgatttgtaatGCATTGAAATTTCTACTCCTCATTTTGATAGGACTTGCAGGAATGATCAAATGTATTTTCTTATCCATCTGTAGCTAAGATGTTGGTATACCGACAGCCTATTCCTCtctgtacatttacatttcagtaatttagcagatgatcttacccagagcgacttacagtagtgaatgcatagatttcATTTAATgaattttgtataattttttttacactggcccccccgtgggaatcgaaccaacaaccatgctggcgttgcacacacaccatgctggcgttgcacacacaccatgctggcgttgcacacacaccatgctggcgttgcacacacaccatgctggcgttgcaaacaccatgcgctaccaactgagccacagggaagactgtagACTATGATGAGACCCAGCGTTCAGATGGCATTTTGATGTGAGGTATGTCTTTGTATATACCGACATCTACTGGTCATATATGAGATTGCGTAACATTCGTTTTGAACATACTTGTGAGCCAGGGGGCTCTAGGACCCGTTCAGGCAGTGTTTTGTAGGAAAGTGTCGATTGTCGAGTCATGGATTACTTCGCTCCTGTATGCCGCAAGAAGAATAAGGATCATTTACAAGTGGATACAACAAAATGaccattattgttattttttacttttaatatcTCTTCGCGTAAAACGGGTTATTTGTTGGGAGCTTCAATTCACTAAATCGCTTTCCAGCACCAGCTTGTCTTGAGAAGGTGAGTATTGTAATAACAGCAACAGATCTaagctagctaatttagctaacgttag
The Salmo salar chromosome ssa16, Ssal_v3.1, whole genome shotgun sequence DNA segment above includes these coding regions:
- the LOC106574382 gene encoding high affinity cAMP-specific 3',5'-cyclic phosphodiesterase 7A-like, whose translation is CKWFCTYVSIARPEAARPVSARNVRRLLSFQRYLHSSRFFHGIPASNPLGYILDDDFTGQAKLMLQKVGNWNFDIFLFDRLTNGNSLVNLTFHLFNTYGLIELFQLDMVKLRRFLVMIQEDYHCQNPYHNAVHAADVTQAMYCYLQEPKLAETLTSCDILLGLLAAATHDLDHPGVNQPFLIKTDHYLAALYKNSSVLENHHWKSAVGLLRESDLLSHLPTEDRLNMEERLGSLILATDISRQNDYLSEFRTHLDKGELCLTNGGHRHFILQMALKCADICNPCRPWKLSKQWSEKVTEEFFHQGDIERKHNLEVTPLCDRQSNSVANIQIGFMAYVVEPLFVEWSRFSDTRLSMTMMSHLSLNKQGWKEGKDKQEASSSRVSEEQRTPATKDSNSKVLPQGSKGS